The DNA window ttaattctttatagGTTTCGTGGTTATCGGAAATCTGCACTTCCAAGTTTCGTTTTAAATACTTCGAAATCCCTGCCGATCGCTATTAATAGTCATTGTCATACTATCTTTCCTCATTCATCAGAAAATCATTTGAGATGGCTGCAGAGAAAAAAGACAAAGTACCTAATGATAGGGAAATGGAGCTCTATGAGCTGGATATATTTTATCTTGAGAAAAAGGAATCTGTGCAAGCATTTCTGAGTAGACTTCCGAAAACCATagtaataaaagaaattattgaCACAAAGAAAGGTAAGCCATCTACCGTGCTGTAAATATTTCGATGGTATCTCaaattgtaaaactttgagTGTGTCTtggaaaataaattgttttccgtagttagataatttttaaaaaaaaaaaaaattgaatacatcATCGTTTGATATGTGttgttgaatttgttaaaacctTTGGTTTTAAAAAGTTAGCCACAATTACATTTAGCCTGCGATCGAAACACATACTCATACTCGGCCCATATATCTGTTGCGCATGTTGTTGTGTGTGGTAGGTCAGAGCTATTTATACATgcacatccccccccccccccccaacgagTTAAGTTAAATAAAGGTTATACTATTTAAGGAATTATAAGTCCATGCAGCATTTCTTACTATTTCTTGTACGACCTCCTCTGCctcatttcagaaaaaaaaaatgcttatcGAAAAGTAAGCACATAAATTGTTTCCTCACACACATATTAACAATGGAAGgaaattataagaaaaattgaATGACTACTGTTGAATTGCAAGGTGTATCAACAATATCCACACAATCATATCGTACAGATATATCCTCAGTTTAACTAAAGAGACCGTCATAGGACATAACAATGTTCCTTCATTGGGTAATAATTACGTTTTAAAACACTTTTGTTTCTTACGATGCCATAGTAATGCACGGAATCGTACGCACATTATTTGCACGGATGTGATATGTAAAAGAAAGCGTTAACCATCAAGCGAGCTAAGatatattacagaaacaaaaatttctttttcaggCAATCTCCCAAAATATTCTAAATACACAAAGAGTTGTTCTTGGATCATCGAGACATCTTTGGGGAACGCGACCTCCACAAACATTTTAGATTATTGGGTTACGAATAGGCCATCAAGAGAAGATATGTCATGGCTGCATATTATGCCTTTGAGAAGACGTTCCTTTCAAGCTCAAAAAACTATTATGGTAGAAGGTAGTGTCAAAGTTTTAGGTGGAAGTATGACTTCTCCTATTGAATTCGTCAAACACTGGGAAGATATAGCAGTCGCTGAGTTTCAACAAGACTCCTCCGTGTTAGTCCTTACAGTTTCGGGCATCGCGATCGAGATCAAGTTATCGCATGACTTTCTTCACCAACACGTTCTAATGCAGTTACAGGATAACGAGAcactcttttgttttaatgtgaaatttagtccaaaattatttataaatccaTACACCAGAAAACAAAGGATACCTTGCAGAGAAACAAGATATCCCAAATTTGGTTTGTTAACGAGTTTTTGTGtacagtttaaaaatgaaagtcCTATAGCATCCAGATTGCTGTGGTACCTAAGATTCGTTGATTTTACCATTGTTCATGCTCATTTGAAAATCAGTGATCAACTCCAGGAAATGGATttgaaaattaacaattttgatattgCTTATGCTTGGAGGTCTCTCTGTTGTCAGGGATATAAGCTAATCGACCAATTAAGCACACGTGTTGTGAACGAAATCATACAAGAGAATTGTAGATATTCTGACGTGTTCACCACGATGGCGGAAACTGTTGCCGGAAAaccattttttcatttcaaggAGGAAATGCAAGGTGCAATCAAACTGACAGAAAGGGTTGAATTTACCAATAAAGTTCCCCAGAACTATACAATGGTTCGAAGAGCTGTACTTACGCCGTCCAGACTAATTTTACTGTCTAAGGAACCAGTATATTATAATAGAATTTTACGCCAGTACAATGCTGATTATTTCATACGAATAGTTTATAGAGACGAAGACTTTGACAAAGTATGTGGTTTAAAATCCAGCAGACCTCATTTAATGTTGGAGGACATGAAACAGCATTTTGTTAATGGTTTTACAATTCATGACCGTCATTACGATTTTCTCGGATGTTCAAACAGCCAACTTCGAGAACACAGCTTTTGGTTTTTCAGTTCGTATGATGGAATCACAGCTGAATTCATCAGACAAAGCTCTGGTGATCTATCCAAGGAACGATGTGTTGCATCTTACGTGTCACGATTTGGCCTTTGCTTTTCTTCTTCTTGGAATACACTAAGTATTGAAGAGCACcaagaagttcgttttgaaaaAGATGTAACAAGAAACGGATACTGTTTCACAGATGGCATTGGAAAAATTTCCAAAAGTCTTGCAGGAAAGgttgattattttaaacaatttttctaaAGATAACAAAACCACTTTAAATCCATATATATATTGTTGGATAATTTCTGTTAGTTTTATTTTAGGTTGCCAAAAGTATGGGTTTAAATACTGTTCCTTCAGCTTTTCAAATACGTTTCGGTGGATGTAAAGGAGTAATTGCTATAGATCCATCGTTAGGAGAGGATAGAGAAATACTTGTTATACGGGAAAGTATGAAAAAGTTTGATTCAAACTCGAGAAGTCTGGAGGTACTGCAAAAGTCGCGGCCAGGTagacaatttttatttcttccaaCTTTATTTTGGCTTATTGATAGTGATATTTCTTCTAATTAATTAATTGCTTACGGGATGTAAAAGATTCCACTTTATTTGTATCTCTTATAGTAGTGTTTTAGTACTATTGCTGTATcaaatgtatatcataaaagtaacattaaaatatactttcattacaaaatcgcTCCTTTGGTTAAACATTTTATCACTTTCGGAAAATAAAATCAGctatatattttgttctatTTCAGGGACACTATCATTTTCATCGaacattttcttcagaaattaaattaaaacacaacGTTTTGCTCAAATTTGTCCTTTTTAAGAACTAGTGGTCAAATTTCAAGCAAACATAAAAACATCCTTAGTTGAAGgaaatttaaaattctaatttgaattttttttctatatttcgTTCATACTAGAATGTTCAAAACCTAGATggacatttatatatttaaatgtaaaaatgagAGAGGGGAAAGTTTCGTGAAAATTACAATATTCGACTACAAAGTGAAAGTGTTTATTTATGTctgtttttatgaaataaatctgCGTTATTCTTacctttttcttataaaaatacacaacatgaacatgtatagtTAAACCGAAAAGAAAAGTGagagaagtacatgtaccactaGACCTGCACGGATCCAGATAGTAATCGGAGGTCTCATACCTCCGTCCCCACCCAGGGAAACAATTTCTTGATCCGCGTTTATCTATCTATCAAACAAAGGCTGCATCTGGCAACCTGCAAAGAGTATTTCGGAGTTTTGCAAGCTCGGCGCTGGAAATTGCAACCATATTAGTATTAAGACATGGGCAAACATAAATGACTAAATATTTTAAGGGGTGCAATACAATATATCGATAATAAAAACTGGAAAGACATGAGATGAATTGGGTTTACACTAGAGATgctataattttgtttgtttgcccCACGTCATGCACTTTACGCGGCAAGATAAGGATGTAAAACAAGTTACATTGCATGATGCAAACAATTCGAATATATTCGATGTAAGCAAAATCTTTAAGTCCAATACATGAAATCATAACTGTTAATGGTTTTAAAAAGTAACGAATTGTAAGAATAAACTAgtaattgactttttaaatttggatttaATAGCCATAATCAACGTGCCACTAAATGTTCAGCTAAACACAGATTTATTGCATTAGATATTGTAATTTAATGCGCAATGCATGATGACTCataatcaaattttttatattggaATTTGAAGAAGTAAATGGAATTTGACATATGTAATGGATCGCAAAAAGATGGAAATTCGGTAGcgaatttttatttctttttttgagGGGGTTATATGTAGGAAACATGCAAGTTATCATAATGCCTAACTAATTGATGAAATTATTGTTATCTCCTCTCCAACAACCCAGGCATAATGGCATTTAGAGACATACACAAAACGCATGTACATATTGTATAAAAGTTATTAAAgcgattttctttatttcagtgCAACTTCACCTAAACCGACAGGTCATAACACTGCTTTCAGGTCTTAAAATTCGCAACGatttttttcaagaactacaagagaaaatgttatttgaatTGTCAGATATGCTTCTTGATAATGATGTAGCCTTTGTGAATCTCAGAGAGGTAAGTCCACATAAAAACGATCTGAGAAATGAATATGATTAGTAGATTGAGCTAGATCTTTTTCATTACAATCTTACATTGATCTATAcgccatattttatttttgaaaactgtgaCTCTGAGAATATTTAATGAAGAtgcttgtttttttattttatcttgaatTAGACGATGAAATAAATCCTTTTATATTCtgatttacaaatacatgtagtcaaaTCTTTGCATAGTCTGTTTTCGATGTTATAGATCCTGTCGAAAGAGAGATGtcaaaaatttgtgtattttgatGAGATGATCTAGTGTTTCTAATTAGCAAATTTACAGTCGATAATTATTATCTCTTTTTATATAATAccatgcattttacatgttttagcTTTCAATCGGAATCGATTTTGAAAATCTGCACCAAAAGGGGGTTAGTTTTGTTTGCGAGCCCTTCTTCAGATCTCTACTTACGTGTATTTTCCATCGAAAGCTTAAAGATTTGAAAAACAGAACACGAATTCAAATACCACTTAGAAAAGGTCGGTATATGATGGGCACCTCAGATGAAACTAAATCACTGGCATATGGACAAGTGTTTATACAGTATTCCGCAGAACCGCACCATCCTATGATAAGCGTCAAAACTGTTCTGGGTAAAGTAGTAGTCACAAAAAATCCTTGTTTTCATCCAGGAGATCTTCGTATACTTGAAGCAGTGGATATCCCCGGACTTAGACATATGGTTGACTGTATTGTTTTCCCTCAGCGTGGTTCTCGGCCACATCCAAATGAAATGTCCGGTTCTGATCTTGATGGagatgaatattttgtttgctgGGATGAGCGACTTCACTCGATTGAAAACCAAAATCCAATGGATTTTCCAAAAGCTAAAAAGAAAAGTCTCGAATCAGATATAACGGTACCAGACATAGTTGAGTTTGTTGCAAATTACATACAAAATGACAACTTAGGAATCATTGCAAATACCCACTTGGCCCTAGCAGATTATGAACCAGACGGAATATTTTCAAGTTCATGTATTGAATTGGCAAAAATGCATTCTGATGCCGTAGACTTTCCAAAGACTGGAAATGCACCGTCATTACAAAATTTCAAGTCTCCAGAAAAGTATCCAGATTTTATGATGAAAAGAGATAAGCTACAATACACGTCTTCAGAAATAATCGGAAAACTTTATCGTCAGTGTCGATTTTTACTCCCAAAAGCTCAAAATCAAgctttcaaaaatgattttggtGAATGTGATATTCCTTTTCTTCCTTTGTCACAAAGAGATATTGAAAATGCTATTTTACAAAGGAATGTTTACAACGAGAGTATCCTACAAATAATGAATGCTTATGGCATTGAAAATGAGGCTGAAGCGTGTACAGGATTAGTCGAGTCAGCAAGGAGCAAAAGAGGTTGTTTAAAAGACGAAGCTTATAACGTTGAAAAGGCTATTCGGTCTCAGATATCAGTTTTATTTGAACGAACTAAAACAGAGTTTTTCAAAGAATTTGGAGTAGAAAACTTATCTGTATTAGAGAGTATATCAATTTCTAGAAAAGCGTTAGCATGGTACACGGTAACGTATGAGGATCGTTTTAGAACATCCAAACAATTACTAAGTTTCCCTTGGGTTGTGGCTGATGTTATATGTCAGATGAAACTGAAACTCCTTCAAACTAATGCCTTTGACAAAATAGATCAAAGTCTTCAAACGAAGATAAAGTCTTCTGAATCAGATCAAAAACGGACTGTCAGAACAATAAAGAAACTTCGTCGTGTGATTCAGACCAACATtcctaaaacaaaaaaatataaatatttgtttgaacaTGAAGTGGTTTCAACTAATTGCTGCAATGAATTCCTCGGAGTAGAACGAGAAGATCTCAAGATATTTATTCGATATATGGAACGTCATCAGGATCATTCGTTTGATTTCGAACATGACTTAATTAAAAAGGGGGTACTATgctttcttatcaaaatatcttcaaatgaaAAGGTATTCGTATCTTTTGTTACAGACGAAAGAATAAAACAACTGTGTGGAACACTCAATGATTTCCTTCACAAGTCTCATGAATTAAGATATGTTGCGCAAACTCTTTTTGAGAACTTACGAGAGACTGCTGATGATAGAAGACCAATAGATATTAATGAATGGATCTTTACACTTATGCTTTTAGAAGAATCAGCAAAACAACACGTAGACCTTAACAGGTTAAGTTTgggtattttttcaaaacttttgatATGTTGTTTAAGAAACGCAAGGGGATTTGTCGAAAATTGTGTACGGTCGTTATGCCTACCCAAACCCTTAAAACAACGGTTATtgagaaataaaaagaatatagTACATATGTGTTTACAAAAATACGTAGAAATCGCCGAGTCTTTAAATGTTGTTTCTCTAAGTCATGCACAAGGTTTTGAGCATGAAACATCCGAATCTTTTCTTCTCCCAACCGAGTCTTGGAGTACAATTGAGTATGCTTCAATTTATGCCCGTTTTAAGATGATGAAAATATCCGGCGCCGATGTTTATTTCCATAACGTATCGTTCGGAAAGCAGCAGGGTTTACAAATGGAGGCAGTGGGAACAGTGAGCCAACTAAGTCGTCTTGGTAAGATTGTTTATGACTTATCAGAAAAATCAAAGAGCTTACAATCAGCAAGAAATGGTCGTTTATCAATAAATGGAacattttccattttatttgaaGGGGCTTCAGACAGCTTCgacattttaaatttagatatatATCACGGCCCGTGTCAAGGAAAACACAGCAATGTTGCTAAATATATTCCACAACTTATGGATCCCAACTGCAGTGGCTCATATGGTAGAGATGCCTTCCATGACATGTTTATGTCCCAGTGGCGAATAGTCCAGAGTGAATATGATTCCATTTTTCATGGTGATTTGTGCATTGTACATGCATTAGGATATTTTTATATCATGGATATCCAGCATTCTGCCTTATCAATTTCTGccttaaatcaatatttgagTTCGTATCAAGAACGATTAGAAAATCAACGCTCAAGAACTAAAGTACCGTATTCCTTTTCCTTTTTACCAATAAATAGTAATTTGGAAAATATTACAGAAATCCTTTCTGAACATTTTCTAAAAGTAGAAACAGAGAAAAGAGTTAAGGTCCGTCTTGGAAAATTAGGAATGTGTGATCttgatgaaaatcaaagttttcTTCAATGGAATGCACCTgaaataaaatggtttattggtCAAATAATTTGCAAACGCAAAAAACGTTTCAGAAACAGAACCAGTGTCAGATGTAAAATGCAGTCGTACAGGAATTTAAACCAAAAGGCAATACAAAGAATGGAAGGATATGAGCACTTCGTGGATCGCATATCTAATGGGTCTCTCTGTGAAAAAGATGgcaatgtatatattattaaagataacAATGTGAAATACATTCGAGAAAAGGAAATAACAGTCTATTCGaatataaacttaaattttgaaaacgaaaCGTGGCGGTCAATTCGGGTTGAAATGTCACAATTCGTGAATATGAGGTAGATTCCTTTGGCAGTCAGTATGCAAAACGTATCTCTGAAAGGACTGAGTTAGCAATCATACCACCAAACCCCGACACCAAATCGACAGATGACGAGATCAAAAATTATGTAGACTGTCTTTGGGATATTGCTTTGTACTTTGGAAATGTTATAGATAGTTAAGTTTTCTTATCATATAAAGACATTTATGAGCAATTTCCGTTTAAAGAACATTTAAGAGACGTGAAATACATTGTTTATTAGAAATACATTGTTTATTAGATTTATGGTATTGAGGAGGTATGGGCCACCTTGATAttaaggcaaaaaataaacaataaaagtaatataaatttaataatttttcattccTTTTCAAGTATTCCTAAAAAGATAGTGCTGTtaaattgtttactttttaataaattttaaaagtacatgaaaatttatacaattatcttttaaacaatacggttattacatatttatatagTATGATGTACTCTCACCCATtggcatttcaaaatatctCATTCCATCTCAATGTTGTGTTTACTAGTATCTCGATTTATTGATGATGAAAAAATTTTGACGCATCATTTATagctattttaatttcattttatagctGCAGAATCGTATCTTTACGGGAAATTTGACAGACCGTAGAGTTACAGTTATATCTTTACAAAAACTGCGTATTTATGTTGTACAGGGTTTGTCGACATAATAaagtaattcaaaaaatattctgttAATATTTTCATGCCAAAAAAATTCCTGAGGGATTTAACTAATGATTCACCATTTAATATGCCTCAGAGGTTTTCCTTACCACCTAACCGACCTCGGACATTAAGTATATCAAATTTATGTAAGGATCAAGAATCGCCATTTTTACTTGTAAACAAACTACTCCATTTCATTTTCCATGATTGATGAggattcttaaaaatatttagtgTCAATTAAAGTAATGACATATCAAGTAAAATGTCTCAGAAATGCAAAGGTATTGAAATTTTTACTAAAACTATTCCTAAATAAGGTTTATAAGTCCAAAAACCCTACGCAACCTTTTGTGCGCAATACAAATGTAGATATACAGATTCAATTATATATCGtctttgtttttaatgtatattttagtGTTTATGATACCCATTGACAGGTTAATTGTTTTTCCTAGGGAGAAACATTTATCCTACGTAATTTAAGCGAATCCCTAAAGGAAATCCATTTGCTATAGGAAATTAAGTTTCGACTCGAGGATTTTAATATATGGTCGGCAAATTTAATATCCTTTAggaaatttacaaattacaaatacaaTTTCGACAGAAAATACTTTAGACCGATAGGATCTAGATAATGTTTGTGTGATATTTATAAAGTACTCTTAGATATTCTAACAGATAGGAAAAACTTTTTACTTCCTtagcaattattattatttctgtGATTGTATAAAAAGTGAATAATTTAACTGTCATGAGAAAAACTGCCAAGATTGCACTGGAAAATTATCCGGAACAGTATTCTTATTTTCCATTTTACTGTAACTGATTAAAATCTAAGCTTGAATCTAGTAGAATCACCATCAACAAAGTGAATAGCAGATAATTGTGTAAGATCCAACTATgtataatgtatacatgtagaaataaGATAAATTGAGATCAAAATGTTGTTAATgtgtcaaaatgaaataaatgactTTAATACCAGTTTGTTAGTTGTTGACGATTTGATCCTTAATTTGGTAATGTTTGCAATCTTTAATTGAAAAGAAgacccttattttttttttttttttggatccaACCGGTTATTACTGCTGGAAACGGGAATCGGAAGAATTTCATCTAATatcattttacaattaaaataaattataggatgaaaatttattcttaaaaagtATTATCAAgtacatattattttttacatgcaaTTACAAAAGATTATTTAGTATGACTATTAGGACGCAATATTGTTGATCATCGGAACATGTAGGCGCGCGGGTTCGAAACAAAGGATACAAATGGTGTGATACATTCGTAATTTTCTCTTAAATGAACATAAATGTATCAGTCCTAGAGTTagaattcaaaaaaaattattgaacaaACTACTCTGAACACTCTGTTTACTGCACTTTGTcggtaaaaatgaaattttatgaaaaactttataatttaaGATTTGTTCAGATGTGGCATTGGGATTTTGAAACATCTttagacttaagtcaaaatttcaattgattattaaattataatttgCCATAAAGTTATgcttaaaatttgttattatcAACATAATGTAGAGACAATTTaaaagcatttcatttttaatcataTGATTACCAGACAATAGGACAGTGTACAAAGTTTAAATTAAGTCTAAGATTGCTTCATAATCCTTGGGCGTGATGTCATCTACGAATACTTTTAACACCTGAACCAATTTGTTTATActcactttattttttattttatccaaaGAAAATCCACTGAAAAGTTCTTGTATagtcaaattttacaaataaaaaaagggTTAAATATCACAAAAAGTCAAATTCAATAAAGTCAAATTCAATACATCGTTATTAacgatatttaaaaattcattaaatttcatcGTAAAAAGAATTACTTAATTTCATAATATCTTGAAGTGTATACCATCTAATTTTTTATAGCAATCCATATAAAGAAGAACCTATGGTATATGTGTCACCACCCACTATAGTCAAATGATCCggtgattttttatgtatgttttaaatgctttgattaattgtttatttaaacaatacctgatgaatataaaatgattttaaaaatttaatacacaGTGATTGTTCTATGAATTTAATACAGATACACGAAAACACCTATATTTAAATGACGGACAAATATACATTGTAGGGCAACCGCTACAATTTACTAACTATAAAGGCAGAGTGacaatttcaatgaaacttagTTTGTTAAGATTATAAACCTGATTAAACACGATTTCGATTTATTGATATACCCTGAAACATGACCGGACGGTTCAAACACAATGTATTGCTCTCAAAGCAAACCGGAAAACCCCAATCTACGTCTGTTCTACTTTcggttttgttatactttctaAGTATagcatacattttttaaaaatcgtgcaCTTTGACAACGGGTGTACATACAATGTTTGTCAAATATATGTTTTGacttaattgaaataaaaaatggcGACAGGTACGGATTTACATAAAAGTGAAATCCTGTATCAAAGAGAAGAGCATGCGTGTCCTTCGGAAAATGAGGAAAGGAAACCAAGGTCGGAGAACAGTACATCAAATTCAGTAAGCAGAGACGAAAATCAAACAAACGATGAAAACCGAACAGCTGATTCAGCGGCAGTGGATAATGACAAACAAAATCATGACGCTGGAACAATGGACGGAAGAGGAACCACTGAATCAAAAGCAGGTGGAAAggattcaaaacaaaaacaatcgCGAAAGAAAAAGGAAGAATACACCATCACTTTCTTCTACCTACAGAATGTGGATTCGGCCCGTGATGTATTGATGACAAACATCCCGGCTGGCATTAAGATAGTAAATGAAGAGAGAATAGGTAATGTAAATGtaacatttcaaacaaattatcaaaGTTACTCAACGTACATGTAAAGACAAGGTACAGATATCCGGGCCTAATATTTAATGTGTATGAACACGTTTTcagaaaatgttataattacAGACTAAATAAATACACTGAGgcattaatattgaatttaacCGTATTTATAAGGGTATTGATGCATATTTATAATAATCTAGTAAATAGTATacgtttttaaatcaatttccGCAACAATTTGTTAACGGAATCTTTAGTAATCTGGGAATGACCCAGGCTATTAGGGTAAACATTGTATTCCACCGCTCAGTAACCTTACACCGAAATCGAAGTACTCAGTATTTGGAGTGTTACAAAGAGTAAGATTACCATGTAATCTTTTAATATACCGGTATCAGATTTAAACTTACAATGGCCAACTGACATGCTATACATTCTACGTTCTCTTTTAACGTGGAACTTCATTTTTGTGCGAATTGTTTCATCGGTTTCTAAGTCAACATCCATTTTAGTGCAC is part of the Crassostrea angulata isolate pt1a10 chromosome 3, ASM2561291v2, whole genome shotgun sequence genome and encodes:
- the LOC128176908 gene encoding uncharacterized protein LOC128176908 — translated: MSWLHIMPLRRRSFQAQKTIMVEGSVKVLGGSMTSPIEFVKHWEDIAVAEFQQDSSVLVLTVSGIAIEIKLSHDFLHQHVLMQLQDNETLFCFNVKFSPKLFINPYTRKQRIPCRETRYPKFGLLTSFCVQFKNESPIASRLLWYLRFVDFTIVHAHLKISDQLQEMDLKINNFDIAYAWRSLCCQGYKLIDQLSTRVVNEIIQENCRYSDVFTTMAETVAGKPFFHFKEEMQGAIKLTERVEFTNKVPQNYTMVRRAVLTPSRLILLSKEPVYYNRILRQYNADYFIRIVYRDEDFDKVCGLKSSRPHLMLEDMKQHFVNGFTIHDRHYDFLGCSNSQLREHSFWFFSSYDGITAEFIRQSSGDLSKERCVASYVSRFGLCFSSSWNTLSIEEHQEVRFEKDVTRNGYCFTDGIGKISKSLAGKVAKSMGLNTVPSAFQIRFGGCKGVIAIDPSLGEDREILVIRESMKKFDSNSRSLEVLQKSRPGTLSFSSNIFFRN
- the LOC128178957 gene encoding uncharacterized protein LOC128178957: MLFELSDMLLDNDVAFVNLRELSIGIDFENLHQKGVSFVCEPFFRSLLTCIFHRKLKDLKNRTRIQIPLRKGRYMMGTSDETKSLAYGQVFIQYSAEPHHPMISVKTVLGKVVVTKNPCFHPGDLRILEAVDIPGLRHMVDCIVFPQRGSRPHPNEMSGSDLDGDEYFVCWDERLHSIENQNPMDFPKAKKKSLESDITVPDIVEFVANYIQNDNLGIIANTHLALADYEPDGIFSSSCIELAKMHSDAVDFPKTGNAPSLQNFKSPEKYPDFMMKRDKLQYTSSEIIGKLYRQCRFLLPKAQNQAFKNDFGECDIPFLPLSQRDIENAILQRNVYNESILQIMNAYGIENEAEACTGLVESARSKRGCLKDEAYNVEKAIRSQISVLFERTKTEFFKEFGVENLSVLESISISRKALAWYTVTYEDRFRTSKQLLSFPWVVADVICQMKLKLLQTNAFDKIDQSLQTKIKSSESDQKRTVRTIKKLRRVIQTNIPKTKKYKYLFEHEVVSTNCCNEFLGVEREDLKIFIRYMERHQDHSFDFEHDLIKKGVLCFLIKISSNEKVFVSFVTDERIKQLCGTLNDFLHKSHELRYVAQTLFENLRETADDRRPIDINEWIFTLMLLEESAKQHVDLNRLSLGIFSKLLICCLRNARGFVENCVRSLCLPKPLKQRLLRNKKNIVHMCLQKYVEIAESLNVVSLSHAQGFEHETSESFLLPTESWSTIEYASIYARFKMMKISGADVYFHNVSFGKQQGLQMEAVGTVSQLSRLGKIVYDLSEKSKSLQSARNGRLSINGTFSILFEGASDSFDILNLDIYHGPCQGKHSNVAKYIPQLMDPNCSGSYGRDAFHDMFMSQWRIVQSEYDSIFHGDLCIVHALGYFYIMDIQHSALSISALNQYLSSYQERLENQRSRTKVPYSFSFLPINSNLENITEILSEHFLKVETEKRVKVRLGKLGMCDLDENQSFLQWNAPEIKWFIGQIICKRKKRFRNRTSVRCKMQSYRNLNQKAIQRMEGYEHFVDRISNGSLCEKDGNVYIIKDNNVKYIREKEITVYSNINLNFENETWRSIRVEMSQFVNMR